The nucleotide window TACTTTCTCAAACACTATTTTAGCCATTTTTTCCATTTCACAAAGTATATCTTCCTGTGTTACAAAAGACATTTCTATATCCAGCTGTGTAAATTCCGGCTGTCTGTCAGCTCTCAGATCTTCATCTCTGAAACACTTGGCAAGCTGATAATATCTGTCCACTCCTGCTACCATCAGTATCTGCTTAAACAGCTGCGGCGACTGCGGAAGTGCATAAAAATCACCTTTATTTATTCTGCTGGGTACAATAAAGTCTCTTGCTCCCTCAGGAGTTGCCTTGGCAAGTACAGGTGTATCTATATCAAGAAATCCTTTATCTGTAAGATAATCTCTCATAGCTTTTAACATTGTATTTCTTTTTCTCAGATTATTAAGCATCTTAGTTCTTCTTAAGTCAAGATATCTGTATTTCAGTCTCATATCTTCACCAAGATTAGTTATATTATCATTTATTGCAAACGGAAGCTGCAATGATCTGCTCAGAATATCTATAGTATCAGCAGCTACTTCTATATCACCTGTCGGCATATCCTTATTCTTGCTGCTTCTCTCCCTTACAGTCCCGGTAACTTTTATTACGTCTTCGTTATTCAGTGATTTTGTCTTTTCAAATAATCCTTCGGGAGAATTTTCTTTATCTATTATTACCTGTGTTATTCCTTCCCTGTCTCTTAAAACCAGAAATAAAAAATGGTTCATATCTCTTACATTTGCAACCCATCCGGATAAAACTACTTTTTCTCCGGCATTTTCTATTCTAAGCTGGCCTAAATTATGCGTTCTATACATCTCCATTTACCCTTTCTATGACTTTTTCAATTTCAAGTTTTTCCTGTTCACCTGTATCAAAATTCTTCAGTACTGCCTTATTCTCGTTTTGCTCATCTTCTCCTATTATTATAACATATTTTGAGCTTAATTTTCCTGCTTTTTTCATTTGTGCCTTAAAACTTTTCGTTTCATAGTCAAAATCAACTTTTATATCATTTTCTCTCAAAGTTTTTATAACATTTAGTGTATATTCTTTTGTTTCGGGAAAATAAACCACATATACAGGTTTTTCCTCCTCTTTCATTCCTGATTCGTCCATTAGAAGTGCTATTCTTTCAGTTCCCGCAGCGAACCCTATTCCCGGCATCTGTACATCACCAAGTATTTCCAGAAGTTTGTCATATCTTCCTCCTGCAAGTACAGTTGACTGTGCACCGAGATTCTCAGACTTTATTTCAAAAACCGTATCCGAATAATAATCCAGCCCACGTACAAGTCTGTGATTTTCTACATAATTTACGCCGAACATTTCCAGATATTTTTTTAATTCATTATAATAGTTTCTGCTTTCTTCGTCCAGATAATCTTTTAGAAGCGGAGCATTTTTGTATTGTTCCTGACATGTTTCCGACTTACAGTCCAGTACTCTCAAAGGATTCTTGGCATATCTCGTTTTACAGTTATCACACAGTTTATCCAGTCTTTCTTCTATGAATTTTTTCAGTTCTGCTGTATATCTCTGTCTTGAAGCACTGTTTCCAAGACTGTTTATTTCCACTGTCAGATTTTTTATCCCGACTTTCTCAAGGAATTCACAGCCCATTTTTATTACGTCAGCATCAAGAAAAGGATCTCTTATTCCGAAAACTTCTGCTCCCACCTGATGAAATTCTCTGTATCTCCCTTTCTGCGGAGCCTCATATCTGTACATAGGCCCGTAATAGTACCATTTTACCACAGGATCAGACTTATATAATCCTCCTTGCAGATAGGCCCTTACCACACCGGCTGTTCCTTCCGGACGCATAGTGATGCTTCTTCCTGCTTTATCAGAAAAAGTATACA belongs to Sebaldella sp. S0638 and includes:
- the hisS gene encoding histidine--tRNA ligase, which gives rise to MIKVLKGMKDRYFEDVKKYDYIIDSARNVFSKYGFEKIITPIVEETELFERGVGEETDVVSKEMYTFSDKAGRSITMRPEGTAGVVRAYLQGGLYKSDPVVKWYYYGPMYRYEAPQKGRYREFHQVGAEVFGIRDPFLDADVIKMGCEFLEKVGIKNLTVEINSLGNSASRQRYTAELKKFIEERLDKLCDNCKTRYAKNPLRVLDCKSETCQEQYKNAPLLKDYLDEESRNYYNELKKYLEMFGVNYVENHRLVRGLDYYSDTVFEIKSENLGAQSTVLAGGRYDKLLEILGDVQMPGIGFAAGTERIALLMDESGMKEEEKPVYVVYFPETKEYTLNVIKTLRENDIKVDFDYETKSFKAQMKKAGKLSSKYVIIIGEDEQNENKAVLKNFDTGEQEKLEIEKVIERVNGDV